A window of the Vigna angularis cultivar LongXiaoDou No.4 chromosome 3, ASM1680809v1, whole genome shotgun sequence genome harbors these coding sequences:
- the LOC108324409 gene encoding peroxidase A2, producing MFSTNNTYYYSLLATIFSVLTLVFPSEGQLSATFYSSTCSNVSTIVRNSVQQALTSDSRIAASLTRLHFHDCFVDGCDGSILLDVGGNITQSEKDAAPNANSVRGYDVIDSIKSTVESSCPGVVSCADILALAAESSVSLSEGPSWTVLLGRRDSLTANQAGANTSLPSPFESLANITSKFSAVGLDTTDLVALSGAHTFGRSQCQFFSQRLFDFNGTGNPDSTLNTTYLSTLQQNCPQNGNGATLNDLDLSTPDTFDNDYFTNLLIHKGLLQTDQELFSTDGASTISIVNNFANNQTAFFEAFAQSMINMGNINPLTGTQGEIRSDCKKVNGS from the exons ATGTTTTCTACtaataatacttattattattccCTTCTGGCCACCATTTTCTCAGTGCTAACATTGGTTTTCCCTTCAGAAGGACAATTGAGTGCAACCTTCTATTCCAGTACATGCTCCAATGTCTCAACCATTGTGAGGAATTCTGTGCAGCAGGCTTTGACATCTGATTCACGTATTGCTGCTAGCCTCACTCGTCTCCACTTTCATGATTGCTTTGTCGAT GGCTGTGATGGGTCCATTTTGCTCGATGTTGGTGGTAACATCACACAAAGTGAGAAAGATGCAGCTCCGAACGCCAATTCCGTTCGGGGGTATGATGTGATTGACAGCATCAAGAGCACCGTCGAAAGTTCATGCCCTGGTGTTGTATCTTGTGCTGATATTCTTGCACTTGCTGCAGAATCTTCTGTGTCTCTG TCAGAAGGTCCTTCATGGACTGTATTACTTGGAAGAAGAGACAGTTTAACTGCAAACCAAGCTGGTGCCAACACCTCCCTTCCATCTCCATTTGAGAGCCTAGCCAACATCACATCCAAATTCTCTGCTGTTGGCTTAGACACAACAGATCTTGTTGCATTATCTG GAGCACACACCTTTGGTCGTTCGCAATGTCAATTTTTCTCGCAAAGATTGTTCGACTTCAATGGCACAGGAAACCCTGACTCTACCTTGAACACAACATATTTGAGCACTCTGCAACAAAATTGTCCCCAGAATGGGAATGGTGCTACATTGAACGACCTTGATCTTTCAACCCCTGACACTTTTGACAACGACTATTTCACCAATCTTCTCATCCACAAAGGTCTTCTCCAAACAGACCAAGAACTCTTCTCCACTGATGGTGCTTCCACAATCTCCATTGTTAACAACTTTGCCAACAACCAAACTGCTTTCTTTGAAGCCTTTGCTCAGTCCATGATCAACATGGGCAACATTAACCCTTTGACTGGAACTCAAGGAGAAATCAGAAGTGACTGCAAGAAAGTTAACGGAAGTTAA